A DNA window from Fodinibius sp. Rm-B-1B1-1 contains the following coding sequences:
- a CDS encoding AraC family transcriptional regulator has product MGKGQNKKTEIDYISRINAVFDYIEKNLDRDLSLDELAEVSCFSKYHFSRIFTGTVGETPFEFIRRVRLEKAVSMLRFHRHKTVTEIAMDCGYSDLAVFSRTFTEFFGNSPTKVRENGFKKSNIDQEIDAHNMQFERELNKNKNLEQLQRAEVLHLSEQTVAYIRYSGLYKKKRYLYEEYFNELLSWGNQQELVTPQDASLMAIYHDAPCVTGESKLRISFGLPVPADITTSGEIGKMNLPKGLFLKARFLIAPKNISVAWKWVYEYWFPRSGYRQADGLPFEVYSNFSENEETSVEIHVPLTSL; this is encoded by the coding sequence ATGGGAAAAGGACAGAATAAAAAAACTGAAATTGATTACATATCCCGTATCAATGCTGTGTTCGATTATATTGAAAAGAATTTAGACCGGGATCTTTCACTTGATGAACTGGCGGAGGTTTCATGTTTTTCGAAATATCATTTCTCCCGAATATTCACTGGAACTGTTGGTGAAACTCCATTTGAATTTATCCGAAGAGTACGGTTGGAAAAAGCTGTTTCAATGCTACGGTTTCACCGCCATAAAACAGTTACCGAAATAGCCATGGATTGTGGTTATAGTGATTTGGCCGTCTTTTCCAGAACTTTCACTGAGTTTTTTGGCAACTCTCCCACAAAAGTTCGGGAAAACGGTTTTAAAAAGAGCAATATAGATCAAGAAATAGATGCTCATAACATGCAATTTGAGAGAGAGTTAAACAAGAATAAGAATCTGGAACAGTTACAAAGGGCAGAGGTACTGCATTTGTCAGAACAAACCGTGGCTTATATTCGATACTCTGGTCTCTATAAAAAAAAGAGATACCTGTATGAGGAGTATTTTAATGAACTACTATCTTGGGGGAACCAACAAGAACTGGTAACTCCCCAAGATGCTTCACTCATGGCAATATACCATGATGCCCCTTGTGTTACGGGAGAAAGTAAGCTGAGAATTAGTTTTGGTCTGCCAGTTCCTGCTGATATCACGACAAGTGGTGAGATTGGGAAAATGAACCTTCCGAAAGGTCTGTTTTTAAAGGCACGATTTCTTATAGCACCTAAAAACATTTCCGTTGCTTGGAAATGGGTTTACGAATACTGGTTCCCAAGAAGTGGTTATAGACAAGCAGATGGGCTTCCGTTCGAAGTATATTCCAACTTTTCTGAAAACGAAGAAACATCTGTAGAGATTCATGTGCCTCTGACCTCTTTGTGA
- a CDS encoding alpha/beta hydrolase, protein MPRLQILKMSGISLMLTFATSFFSKVLHAQPNKGHVSVNEVNYYYEIHGEGKPLLLLHGGVGSFEMFRPILSQLSKERQVIGVDLHGHGRTALGDRDINMKDMGDDMATLLSELGYKKPVDVMGYSLGGGVALRTAIQHPKSVNRLVVVSSGFTNDAFFPEIQKQQKMMGAGMVDAMRGTQMYESYQEIAPKPDDFPKLLDQMGALMRKSYDWSDEIKSLKLPVMLVYGDSDMFRLEYMINFYKLLGGGQRDAGWKGQYMSKNRLAILPGRTHYNIFKAPELVRTVLPFLNGAWE, encoded by the coding sequence ATGCCCAGATTACAGATCCTTAAAATGTCAGGTATTAGCTTGATGCTTACATTTGCTACAAGTTTTTTCTCAAAGGTGTTACATGCTCAGCCCAACAAGGGCCATGTTTCTGTAAATGAGGTTAACTACTATTACGAAATTCATGGTGAGGGAAAGCCCTTATTATTGTTGCATGGTGGTGTAGGTTCCTTTGAAATGTTCAGGCCAATTTTGTCGCAGCTATCAAAGGAACGACAAGTAATTGGGGTAGACTTGCACGGTCACGGTCGTACTGCGCTTGGAGATCGAGATATAAATATGAAGGATATGGGTGATGATATGGCTACCCTGTTGAGTGAACTGGGTTATAAGAAACCCGTTGATGTTATGGGATATTCTTTGGGAGGCGGAGTGGCACTTCGTACAGCAATTCAACACCCCAAGAGTGTTAACCGGTTGGTGGTCGTTTCTTCAGGTTTTACAAATGATGCTTTTTTTCCAGAAATACAAAAGCAGCAAAAGATGATGGGGGCGGGGATGGTTGATGCTATGAGGGGCACCCAAATGTATGAATCCTATCAGGAAATTGCGCCAAAACCAGATGATTTCCCGAAACTACTGGATCAAATGGGGGCTTTAATGCGCAAGAGCTATGACTGGTCGGATGAGATAAAATCACTCAAGTTACCTGTAATGTTGGTATATGGGGATAGTGATATGTTTCGGCTGGAATATATGATCAATTTTTATAAGCTATTAGGTGGGGGACAACGTGATGCTGGCTGGAAGGGGCAGTATATGTCAAAAAATCGTTTAGCTATTCTCCCTGGCCGAACGCATTACAATATTTTTAAAGCTCCTGAATTAGTACGTACTGTGTTGCCATTTCTCAATGGTGCTTGGGAGTAA
- a CDS encoding class I SAM-dependent methyltransferase: MSRFKGKGSQTYDQRITKLIPGYELLYNLTAAKLKLLLPEEANILVIGAGTGNEILNLSKVNDQWAFTALDPAKDMLDIAQSKFREEGIEQRVNFHHGTISSFENGHKFDAALCFFVMHFISNLSEKKELLSSIRSHLVSNGDLFIADLMKPISENDRLAQAQASHLLGLPEEKNKKILNRLSNDFFPLDRGELDSLLQEAGYPIINAYFQAIRFSAFHIIF; this comes from the coding sequence ATGAGTCGTTTTAAGGGAAAAGGATCACAAACCTATGATCAGCGAATTACCAAACTTATTCCTGGATATGAATTATTATATAACCTTACAGCCGCCAAATTAAAATTATTGCTTCCCGAAGAGGCTAATATTTTGGTTATCGGAGCTGGCACAGGTAATGAAATTCTTAATCTCTCAAAAGTAAACGATCAATGGGCCTTCACAGCCCTTGACCCAGCAAAGGATATGCTTGACATTGCTCAATCAAAATTTCGTGAAGAAGGAATTGAACAACGTGTGAATTTTCATCACGGGACAATATCAAGCTTTGAAAATGGCCATAAATTTGATGCTGCTCTATGCTTTTTTGTTATGCACTTTATCTCTAATTTATCAGAAAAGAAGGAGCTGTTATCCTCCATCCGCTCTCATTTGGTATCTAACGGAGACCTTTTTATTGCCGATTTGATGAAACCTATATCTGAGAATGATCGATTAGCTCAAGCCCAGGCAAGCCATTTATTAGGTCTTCCTGAAGAAAAGAATAAAAAAATTCTTAATAGATTATCTAATGACTTCTTTCCCTTGGATAGAGGTGAGCTTGATTCCTTACTTCAAGAAGCAGGATATCCAATTATAAATGCTTACTTCCAAGCTATTCGCTTTTCAGCTTTTCATATCATTTTTTGA
- a CDS encoding M24 family metallopeptidase translates to MSLRESLEVPSFSESERDRRWDIANKLMEEQGLDALIIYGDREGSAPATFAPDTYFTNERPGSIVIFPKNEEPIAIVFLTTAVEDHIQAGYTNSQGWIKPQNMYVGKMGANVVQVLEKRGLDNASFGVIGLDSYPPFYFDGAMPYNTWQTITEQLPESTFKKVGDRFFELTTVKSDEEIAVLKWSANVGEKMCQAMLETTKPGVRENEIYAAAVSACSKNLGYTAEILLGSGPEFVGWGPPAWNYRPEEPRLIQEGDVVLAEVFSSFGMLETQHQPAIAVGEVHPDFEKAAKVARKSYENGVEKLKDGTTFGNVVEAMNKPMQEVDAWHVHPLIHSISPYGLIGVGDKLADLPEAKNYGQVLQIPSVGMDTELKSGMVFAFEPNCAIGKRVINLGGTVIVGEDRGIELNDNSTRLMRA, encoded by the coding sequence ATGTCATTACGAGAAAGTTTAGAAGTTCCATCCTTTTCAGAATCAGAGCGAGACCGAAGATGGGACATAGCTAATAAACTAATGGAAGAACAAGGACTCGATGCACTTATCATATATGGTGATCGGGAAGGCTCTGCTCCAGCTACTTTTGCACCAGACACCTACTTTACAAATGAACGGCCAGGTTCTATCGTAATTTTTCCAAAAAATGAAGAACCCATTGCAATTGTTTTCTTGACAACCGCAGTGGAAGATCACATTCAAGCAGGCTATACCAATTCACAAGGTTGGATCAAACCACAAAATATGTATGTGGGCAAAATGGGAGCTAATGTAGTCCAAGTACTTGAAAAGCGTGGACTTGATAACGCTTCTTTTGGAGTTATTGGACTGGATTCATATCCACCGTTCTATTTTGATGGGGCAATGCCATATAATACATGGCAAACAATAACAGAACAGTTGCCCGAATCAACCTTTAAAAAAGTTGGTGATCGTTTTTTTGAGCTTACTACTGTTAAAAGTGACGAAGAAATTGCTGTATTAAAATGGTCAGCGAATGTAGGCGAAAAAATGTGCCAAGCTATGCTTGAGACTACTAAGCCAGGAGTACGAGAAAATGAAATTTACGCTGCAGCTGTATCTGCTTGTTCAAAAAACCTTGGATATACTGCAGAAATTTTACTGGGCTCTGGTCCCGAATTTGTTGGCTGGGGCCCCCCTGCGTGGAATTACAGACCGGAAGAACCACGGCTAATACAAGAAGGAGATGTAGTGTTGGCAGAAGTTTTCTCCTCATTTGGGATGTTGGAAACACAGCACCAACCGGCTATAGCTGTCGGTGAGGTCCACCCGGATTTTGAAAAAGCTGCCAAAGTAGCTCGGAAGTCATATGAAAATGGAGTAGAGAAGCTAAAAGATGGTACAACTTTTGGCAACGTAGTAGAAGCCATGAATAAACCTATGCAAGAAGTTGATGCTTGGCATGTTCATCCGCTGATACACTCCATAAGTCCTTATGGACTAATAGGAGTCGGTGACAAATTAGCTGACCTACCTGAAGCAAAAAACTATGGCCAAGTCCTGCAAATCCCATCCGTTGGTATGGATACAGAACTAAAGTCAGGAATGGTATTTGCCTTCGAACCCAACTGTGCAATAGGTAAAAGGGTTATAAACTTAGGTGGAACTGTAATCGTTGGCGAAGATCGGGGCATCGAGTTAAATGATAACTCAACACGTTTAATGCGGGCATAA
- a CDS encoding saccharopine dehydrogenase family protein, whose amino-acid sequence MENNILIVGGYGSVGSVISQHLSKTYPNRVIVAGRSFDKAEHLCQKLNHRATPLRCDINNTKRYSELLNDVTLVIMCIDQNDTSFVQYCFSEGIMYIDITAGYEFLSEVEKLDDIAVENNATGVLSVGLAPGITNLLAKHCKNQLAETIELDIHLLLGSGEKHGTAAYHWMLDNLNTKYLIKGIKQDYTVESFSDPKEVYFNSELGKRKTYLFNLSDQHVIANNIEGVRVFTRVCFESSLITNLIALSELTGLSVVFKQKYIQDFVIKLINAIPLGSDIFMAKVIGRGHDGSTYQCSLSGHGEAYTTGLVAIEVAKRLINNSQPIGIYHLDQLFKPKEFIMKLVEREEPLEVIF is encoded by the coding sequence ATGGAAAACAATATTCTAATTGTTGGTGGATATGGTAGTGTTGGAAGTGTAATCTCCCAACACTTATCTAAAACCTATCCCAACAGAGTAATTGTAGCCGGCAGAAGTTTTGATAAAGCAGAACATTTATGCCAAAAATTAAATCATCGTGCAACTCCCTTACGCTGTGATATAAATAATACCAAAAGGTATAGCGAACTGTTGAACGATGTGACATTAGTTATCATGTGTATAGATCAAAATGACACGAGCTTTGTACAATATTGTTTTTCAGAAGGGATAATGTACATCGATATAACAGCTGGCTATGAATTTTTATCCGAAGTTGAAAAACTTGATGATATAGCTGTTGAGAACAATGCCACCGGGGTACTAAGTGTAGGACTGGCCCCTGGTATTACTAACCTTCTGGCCAAACATTGTAAAAACCAATTGGCGGAAACCATAGAGCTGGATATTCATCTTTTATTGGGAAGTGGTGAAAAGCATGGTACAGCAGCCTATCATTGGATGCTGGACAATTTGAATACGAAATATTTGATAAAAGGAATTAAGCAGGACTATACCGTAGAAAGTTTTAGTGATCCAAAGGAAGTTTACTTCAATTCAGAACTGGGCAAGAGAAAAACATATCTTTTTAACTTATCAGATCAGCATGTCATTGCTAATAATATAGAGGGAGTTCGAGTATTCACCCGGGTTTGTTTTGAATCATCACTTATAACAAATTTGATTGCCTTATCAGAGTTGACTGGATTATCAGTAGTATTTAAACAAAAGTATATTCAAGATTTCGTAATAAAATTAATTAATGCTATCCCACTTGGTAGTGATATCTTTATGGCTAAGGTGATAGGTAGGGGGCATGATGGTTCTACTTATCAATGCTCTTTAAGTGGTCATGGAGAAGCCTATACAACTGGCTTAGTCGCTATTGAAGTAGCCAAAAGATTGATAAATAACTCACAGCCAATAGGGATTTATCATTTGGACCAACTATTTAAACCAAAAGAGTTTATAATGAAATTAGTAGAAAGAGAGGAACCTCTTGAGGTAATATTTTGA
- a CDS encoding NAD(P)/FAD-dependent oxidoreductase: MQDIDILIIGAGVAGLTCAGLLNQQGIHPEIIEKETEETFNSTGYMLGLYPLGGRVLNALDARETYYDLSIEMETYEAHHPNGAIIKSYPLDFINEKYGSYRSITRQNLLNILFANVAPETVRFGTTVTKLEQDNGRVKVNFSQGDSERFDLVIIADGLHSKTRDLLLSKYEYSYNHTGWGGWVSWLHNEPTTTYKEYWGTSSFLGIYPVKNKTGVFLGGPISTIKKKGFINFAMEIQQDLLPGYELPNKALKSCCKDKNPFFWNFHDCKTETWYKGNVILLGDAATGFLPTAGVGASMAMDSAAALADELSRAHRDNIPYALELYTNRQKQRVETAQADSRKLAKIMFMKSSILSIIRNKLLPLYSLQQILSDLSKIMEGRSWE; the protein is encoded by the coding sequence ATGCAGGATATAGACATATTGATTATTGGGGCCGGGGTGGCAGGTCTTACCTGCGCCGGCCTTCTCAATCAGCAGGGAATTCATCCCGAAATCATCGAGAAAGAAACAGAAGAAACATTTAATTCCACCGGGTATATGCTCGGCCTCTACCCACTTGGCGGACGAGTACTAAATGCACTGGATGCTCGGGAAACGTATTACGACCTGAGCATAGAAATGGAAACATACGAGGCTCATCACCCCAATGGAGCAATAATAAAATCATATCCGCTTGATTTTATTAACGAGAAATATGGCTCTTATCGTAGCATTACCCGTCAAAATCTTCTTAATATTTTATTTGCTAATGTAGCACCTGAAACTGTTCGTTTTGGCACTACTGTTACTAAACTGGAACAAGATAATGGAAGGGTAAAAGTTAACTTTAGCCAGGGAGATTCTGAACGGTTTGACCTTGTTATTATAGCCGACGGTCTTCACTCAAAAACCAGGGACCTTCTTCTAAGTAAATATGAATACAGTTACAACCATACCGGTTGGGGTGGATGGGTAAGCTGGCTTCATAATGAACCTACAACCACTTACAAAGAATATTGGGGAACAAGCTCTTTTCTTGGAATATATCCTGTGAAAAATAAAACTGGGGTTTTTCTTGGTGGTCCTATCTCTACAATTAAGAAAAAAGGATTTATAAACTTTGCTATGGAAATACAACAGGATTTATTACCAGGGTATGAACTTCCAAATAAAGCTCTCAAGTCTTGTTGTAAGGATAAAAATCCTTTCTTTTGGAACTTTCATGATTGTAAAACCGAGACTTGGTATAAAGGAAATGTAATATTATTGGGAGATGCAGCTACAGGTTTTTTGCCCACTGCTGGCGTTGGGGCTTCTATGGCAATGGATTCCGCTGCTGCCCTTGCCGATGAACTTAGTCGGGCACATAGGGATAATATCCCCTATGCATTAGAGCTCTATACGAATCGACAAAAACAACGGGTTGAAACTGCACAAGCAGATTCTCGCAAACTTGCAAAAATCATGTTTATGAAATCTTCAATACTCTCAATCATTCGTAATAAGTTGCTACCGCTTTATAGTCTGCAACAAATCCTTTCTGACTTGAGCAAAATTATGGAAGGCAGAAGCTGGGAATGA
- the hemL gene encoding glutamate-1-semialdehyde 2,1-aminomutase: MMIDTNQLLFERAQKSIPGGVNSPVRAFHAVKSSPPFIEKGEGSILTDTNGKEYIDYVGSWGPMILGHAYEPIINAVREKAIDSTSFGAPTEIEVEMAELVKRMVPSLDKVRMVNSGTEACMSAIRLARGYTGKDKIIKFKGNYHGHSDSFLIEAGSGPLTLGEPNSPGITKGTAKDTLIAHFNDLQSVEGLLKKYNGEIASIIVEPVAGNMGCVPPKEDFLEGLRALCDEFGVLLIFDEVMTGFRIAPGGAQERFGIEADLVTYSKIIGGGLPVGAFGGREEIMDEISPVGSVYQAGTLSGNPLAMAAGYALLKELHENPSHYKQLEEKGAYLSKGLKSVLKDTGIPGTINRVGSMLSIFFTNKKVTDFSSAQTTNKDIFKTFFNEMLKNGVYLPPSPFESWFLSNSLSYEDLDYTIEAARHSLEVLRIN; encoded by the coding sequence ATTATGATTGATACTAACCAACTTTTATTTGAGCGAGCACAGAAATCAATTCCTGGTGGTGTAAATTCACCAGTCCGGGCGTTTCATGCCGTTAAAAGTTCCCCGCCCTTTATTGAAAAAGGGGAGGGATCCATACTTACTGATACAAATGGAAAAGAGTACATTGATTATGTCGGTTCCTGGGGACCGATGATTTTGGGTCATGCTTATGAACCCATTATAAATGCGGTGCGGGAAAAAGCGATAGATTCTACTTCGTTTGGAGCACCTACTGAAATCGAAGTAGAAATGGCTGAACTGGTTAAGAGAATGGTGCCTAGTCTTGATAAAGTTCGTATGGTAAATTCGGGGACAGAAGCTTGTATGAGTGCTATTCGGTTGGCTCGCGGGTATACTGGAAAAGATAAAATCATCAAATTTAAAGGAAACTATCATGGGCATAGTGATTCATTTCTTATAGAAGCAGGCAGTGGGCCCCTAACACTTGGCGAACCTAATAGCCCCGGTATTACGAAAGGTACTGCCAAAGATACGCTTATAGCCCATTTTAATGATTTACAAAGTGTAGAAGGGTTGCTCAAAAAATATAACGGTGAGATCGCATCTATTATCGTAGAACCGGTTGCTGGTAATATGGGCTGTGTGCCACCGAAAGAGGATTTTTTGGAAGGACTGCGGGCCTTATGTGATGAGTTCGGTGTTTTGCTTATTTTTGATGAAGTGATGACTGGGTTTCGCATAGCCCCTGGAGGCGCACAAGAGCGGTTTGGAATTGAAGCTGATTTGGTAACCTATAGTAAAATTATTGGAGGGGGGCTTCCTGTAGGAGCATTCGGAGGACGAGAGGAGATTATGGATGAAATATCACCAGTTGGGTCGGTGTATCAGGCTGGAACTCTTTCCGGAAATCCGTTAGCAATGGCTGCTGGTTATGCCCTCCTTAAAGAACTTCATGAAAACCCATCCCACTATAAACAACTTGAAGAAAAGGGGGCTTATTTATCTAAAGGTCTCAAATCAGTTCTCAAGGACACGGGTATACCTGGGACAATAAATCGTGTGGGTTCAATGCTGAGTATATTCTTTACCAATAAGAAAGTAACTGATTTTTCTTCTGCTCAGACTACGAATAAAGATATTTTCAAAACATTTTTTAATGAAATGCTAAAGAATGGTGTTTACCTTCCTCCATCCCCCTTTGAATCTTGGTTCTTATCAAATTCCTTGTCATATGAGGATCTTGACTACACAATTGAAGCGGCACGGCATTCTCTTGAAGTTTTACGAATAAATTAG
- the gcvP gene encoding aminomethyl-transferring glycine dehydrogenase yields the protein MGINFEREQFADRHIGPNSIQVQEILTKIKATSLEQLIKETVPKNIRLPEKLELDEAKSETQFLNEFRELANKNKLYDSFIGMGYYDTHIPAIIKRNVLENPGWYTAYTPYQAEIAQGRLEALINFQTMVSDLTGRELANASLLDEGTAAAEAMSMLYAMRSGAKRKKAHKFFVSELCHPQTIDVIEGRAEPVGIEVIIGDHRELDVTDEELFGILLQYPATDGKVEDYSDLIAAAQEHNVQSVVAADLLSLTMLTPPGEMGANVVVGSTQRFGVPMGYGGPHAAYFATREKYKRKIPGRIIGVTQDTEENPVYRMALQTREQHIRREKATSNICTAQVLLAVIAGFYAVYHGPKGLLRIAERIHGLAKVMDEGLQTIGFSVVHDHYFDTLKVALDSNEQKEVLRQKALSQKVNLRYFEDAAVGIAFDEVKDLDDVKELLDLFAALKGKEISVDVDSIAKAVEVDFLEALTRTSEYLQHPVFNLYHSEHEMLRYLKKLENKDLSLVHSMIPLGSCTMKLNGTTEMIPISWPKIADLHPYAPREQAQGYHELFNKLKNKLRAITGFPAVSLQPNSGAQGEFSGLMTIRAYHKHRDEGHRNVTIIPESAHGTNPASAIMAGMEVVITKCHKNGNINLKSLRKNIDKHKDNLAAIMITYPSTHGVFEEDIKEICQLVQKQGGLVYIDGANMNAQVGLTNFSEIGGDICHLNFHKTFCIPHGGGGPGVGPLAASQKLSPFLPGNNIINLNNENGIHSIAAAPWGSAGILPISYAYICMMGSKGLTKASKIAILNANYLKECLQDYYPILYSNENNRIAHEFIVDIRPFKQSANIESIDVAKRLMDYGFHAPTMSFPVPGTLMIEPTESETKEELDRFCEAMISIREEIKEIEEGNADPENNALKNAPHTMRVAMDEDWDRTYSREKAIFPLDYLRFNKFWPAVSRVDDAYGDRNLMCNCIPVEAYTES from the coding sequence ATGGGCATCAATTTCGAACGGGAACAATTTGCAGACCGGCATATAGGACCTAACTCAATACAGGTACAAGAGATACTTACAAAAATAAAAGCCACCTCTTTGGAACAGTTGATCAAGGAAACGGTCCCCAAAAACATTCGACTCCCAGAAAAGTTAGAACTTGATGAGGCCAAGAGTGAGACACAGTTTCTTAATGAGTTTCGAGAGTTAGCCAATAAAAATAAGTTGTATGATTCATTTATCGGTATGGGATATTACGATACTCATATTCCTGCCATAATTAAGAGAAATGTGCTGGAAAATCCCGGATGGTATACTGCCTATACGCCTTATCAGGCTGAAATTGCCCAGGGGCGCTTAGAAGCCCTTATTAACTTCCAGACCATGGTTTCGGATTTGACGGGACGAGAGCTTGCCAATGCTTCCTTACTTGATGAAGGAACAGCAGCTGCCGAAGCCATGTCGATGCTTTATGCAATGCGTAGTGGAGCCAAGCGGAAGAAAGCGCACAAGTTTTTTGTTTCAGAGTTGTGCCACCCCCAAACCATTGATGTGATAGAAGGCCGGGCCGAACCGGTAGGCATTGAAGTGATCATCGGCGACCATCGTGAGCTTGATGTAACCGATGAAGAATTATTTGGTATACTGTTGCAATATCCTGCTACTGATGGGAAGGTAGAGGATTATTCTGATCTTATTGCGGCTGCCCAAGAACATAATGTCCAGTCTGTTGTAGCGGCGGACCTTTTAAGTCTTACGATGCTTACCCCGCCGGGTGAGATGGGGGCAAATGTGGTAGTGGGATCTACTCAGCGATTTGGCGTTCCCATGGGGTATGGCGGACCCCATGCAGCCTATTTTGCTACCCGGGAAAAATATAAGCGGAAAATTCCCGGTCGTATTATCGGAGTAACGCAGGATACCGAGGAAAATCCGGTGTACCGCATGGCGCTGCAAACACGTGAGCAGCATATCCGGCGCGAGAAAGCGACTTCCAATATTTGTACGGCTCAAGTGCTACTGGCTGTAATTGCTGGCTTTTATGCCGTATATCACGGCCCCAAAGGACTGCTCCGCATTGCCGAACGTATTCACGGGTTGGCAAAAGTGATGGACGAAGGATTGCAAACAATCGGATTTTCGGTAGTCCATGACCATTATTTTGATACGCTTAAAGTAGCACTGGATAGTAATGAGCAAAAAGAGGTGCTTCGCCAGAAAGCTCTGAGCCAAAAAGTGAACTTGCGCTATTTTGAGGATGCCGCCGTAGGTATTGCTTTTGATGAGGTTAAGGATTTGGATGATGTTAAGGAGCTGCTTGATCTCTTTGCTGCATTAAAGGGTAAAGAAATTTCGGTGGATGTTGATAGCATTGCCAAGGCTGTTGAGGTGGACTTCCTGGAGGCCTTGACCCGGACTTCAGAATATCTGCAGCATCCGGTTTTCAATCTATATCATTCCGAGCACGAGATGCTCCGCTATTTGAAGAAATTGGAAAACAAAGATCTGTCGCTGGTTCATTCGATGATCCCTCTTGGTTCCTGTACAATGAAACTTAATGGAACCACAGAAATGATTCCTATCTCTTGGCCAAAAATTGCTGATCTACATCCCTATGCACCCAGAGAACAAGCCCAAGGATATCATGAACTATTTAATAAGCTAAAAAACAAACTCAGAGCAATTACAGGATTCCCGGCCGTATCGTTGCAGCCAAATTCCGGAGCCCAGGGAGAGTTTTCGGGCCTAATGACCATACGGGCTTACCACAAACATCGCGACGAGGGACATCGTAATGTTACTATTATACCTGAGTCAGCACATGGAACAAATCCGGCCAGTGCTATTATGGCAGGTATGGAAGTAGTAATCACCAAGTGTCATAAAAACGGCAATATTAACTTAAAAAGTCTTCGGAAGAATATTGATAAGCATAAAGATAATCTTGCTGCAATAATGATTACCTACCCATCAACCCATGGGGTTTTTGAAGAAGATATAAAAGAAATTTGTCAGCTTGTCCAAAAGCAAGGAGGATTAGTATATATAGACGGGGCTAATATGAATGCCCAGGTTGGATTGACCAATTTTTCTGAGATTGGAGGGGATATTTGTCATTTAAATTTTCATAAAACGTTTTGTATTCCGCACGGTGGTGGTGGCCCTGGTGTAGGTCCTTTAGCCGCCTCTCAAAAACTGTCACCATTTTTACCGGGCAATAATATAATTAATTTGAATAATGAGAATGGCATTCATAGTATCGCAGCAGCACCTTGGGGCAGTGCTGGCATATTACCCATATCATATGCATATATTTGCATGATGGGATCAAAAGGGCTAACCAAAGCATCTAAAATAGCTATCTTGAATGCAAACTATCTCAAAGAATGCCTTCAGGACTATTATCCCATTTTATATTCTAACGAAAACAATCGCATTGCCCACGAATTTATTGTAGATATCCGGCCCTTCAAGCAATCAGCCAATATTGAATCCATTGATGTAGCCAAGCGATTAATGGACTATGGTTTCCACGCGCCAACGATGTCGTTCCCGGTGCCGGGTACATTGATGATCGAGCCTACCGAGAGTGAAACCAAAGAAGAGCTCGATCGTTTTTGTGAGGCAATGATCAGTATCCGTGAAGAAATTAAAGAAATTGAAGAGGGGAATGCTGATCCTGAGAATAATGCCTTGAAAAACGCGCCTCATACCATGCGTGTTGCTATGGATGAAGATTGGGATCGCACCTATAGTCGAGAAAAAGCAATATTTCCACTCGATTACCTACGTTTTAATAAGTTCTGGCCGGCCGTTAGCCGAGTAGATGATGCCTACGGTGACCGGAATTTGATGTGTAACTGTATTCCCGTTGAAGCTTACACTGAGAGTTAG